The Rosa rugosa chromosome 3, drRosRugo1.1, whole genome shotgun sequence sequence GTGAAAGAAATTAACATTCAAAACCTGTTGAGAAACCAAGGAGAAATCATGAGTAGCCAAACCAAAACTCTAGTTTAACAATATCACCAATATAATTCGTACTTACAATTAACACGACAAGCTACTCTGCTTGAATCTCGCAGATCTGGAATCAAAAAAACATAATGGAAGAGTCACAGAGACGAAATAAAACTTGAGTATAGATACTGAGTTTAAAATTGAGACTATCTCTTTGCACATCTATGATTATGGAATATGATTATGGTTTGGAACTATGGTTTGGATCGGTGGTTTATGATTATGGTTGCAGAAGCctatctctcattctctctcaacCTCCAAATGAAAGGTTGACCTCTcgatctctctatctctctccgaGTCTCCGACGTCTCTGTCTCCACCGAAACCGACCTGCCCCGATTCAAGAATTTGACCCAACCGAAAATTCGGCCGAAGCCAACAAGAATGTGGTGTTCGGTTCCAGAAATGAGATTTCTGATTATTTCGGTTGGTGTTCGATTTGGGCCGGTAACCGACCCGGCCCGACTATGCCCAGGCCTAGTTACTTGTATGAGTGTATAGTCGCAAACGGCTTAAATATCGAATTTTTAAAGTCGTTTCAATCACAAAAGGTACTTTGGTAAAAGATAAAATTAAGAATCGACTGCCTTGATTGAGGCCGAAATGAAGGTGCACAAGGCCAATCTTTTCACATTGTGCATATTGCTACGTGAGAAATATATGGATAAGATTGAATCcatcattttaaattttttatttatttcttagaTCACAATTCTTTATGCCTACTAAAATTGTCACTTGttctttagaaattaatttatacatttcaaaatcaaaatgatcaACTAAAAGGAAATTGGTCaaatcaaccgttggatgtgatgaTCGGGATATTACAAGCACAGGGTAAAATTCTTAGCCATTGTCGTCCTCTTTTCGCACTTGATCTATGTGGTCAACTGAATATACATTTATACCCTTATATTTATTAATTAcaattttcgaagaacaatttaATTGAAAGCGAATGTCGGGCTAAAAAATTTGATGCGAGTAGATGGAACTTGGCCATGTGAGAGTGTGGTCGCGAACCGCTTGAAAATATGAGTAGTGACAGACACACTATCAACGTTTCGAGAAGAATGATATTTTTGTAATTATGGCCTATATTTTTGTAATATTCTTAGCCACTGTCATTATCATTTCGATATTGATCCATGCGGTCAActtaatatacatatatacccCTATATTTATTCATGACaattttagaagaaaattttaATTGAGAGCAATGCCGGATTAAAAAATTTTACGCGGGTAGATGGAAATTGGCGTAAGAGTGTAGTCACGAAACTCTATAAAACTGGAGTCGTGGCATAGCCGTTATCagtattttagggaaaaaaaagaagatatatTTGTTACTAGCTTCGAGGGTTGAACGACTTAATCAGGGCTAAAATCTAAGCAGTTTACTACGGGGTAAATACACGGACAAGGTCAAATCAACCATTTTTTCGTTTTTATTTCTCGGATTGAAATAAATTTTGATATGCCTACAAGGATTGTCTTCCTTCTTCATTGGTTGTATAAAAATGTATACCATTTTTCAATATCAACatgatcgaaaaaaaaaaaaaaaggtcaaacCGACAAGTAGATGTGATGATTGGGATATTATATGCATATGCCAAAAATTTAGCCATATTCGTCCTTGATTTGACCTGATTCACGTAGTCAACTAAATATATACTTATACCTTCCTATTTATTCATTAAATTTCTCCAAGAGCAATTTAATTGAGAGGAGCTTCTAGGTTGATAATTTGTACTATAATAGTTGAAGCCTGGCTATTAAAGCCCGTGGTCGCATATTTTTTGAAAATCGTATTTTGAATGATTCGTTAATatcatttaaaatttttttttttttatagatggcCATTATTAATGGTTGACCTTCTTAATCAAGGCCTAAATGATGACAGATGAGACCAATTTTTCACACGGTTTATATTACTGTGCAAAATATATATAGCCATTGTCAAATATTTTGCATCTCATTATTGATGTTTCAAATTGCACCAAATCTCTACATGGCTACTACTGTGGTCAAACTTTTTCATTGGTTATCTACAAATGTATATCTTCCAAGACCAACAAtgtggaagaaaaagaaatttgctaatctgaccgttggatgtgatcatTATGGTGTAAAATGGCTATGCTAAAAAATTTATCCTCTTTGATATTCGATTAGGTTTCGATCCACATGATTAACTGTGTTCTATAAAAaaattcacccaaaaaaaaaattgtgttctatAATGCTTGTAACCAAAGTTTTATTTAAGGAATGTAAgttttttaaggaaaaaaaaatgaggtcGAGCTTTCTCTAAGTAATGCAgccatatttttttaataagtaGAATATTAATGTATtttgttaaagaaaaaaaataactatAGAGCTAAAATTGAGGTGGGTCGAACAGTGAAAAGCTGAAAATCATATAAATATAATGTCCatgaaaatatttttatttcaaCTTTCTGTAACTAATATAAATAAACATATTTATGTTGTAGTCTTATTAAAGAAAGGAAAAGacaactagaaaaaaaaaaagaaaaaaaagaagaaggagaaaacaaACAATCAAACAATGGTTCGGTTCGAAACTAGATGGGATAGATGATAGCCTTGCGCCTTAGCCACTGCTCCAACCATGGCTGGTGTTAACCCTTCCTCCATCTTCATATAAGAACGAGCATTTATACCCAGAATCTAGAATCCCagatttgctttttcttctgttCATCTTCGACCTCCTTATCTTGAAGCTTTGCGGCCACTGTTGGAACTGGGCAGCTATCAACCTTCAGTTGTGGCCATAGCCAGAGGGACTGAGAAATCTTTTCCGTCAAGCATAATGATCAGGTTCAAGCAATCCCAACAGGAATGGTTATATACCCAACAGCGCTAGATTTGATTCAGTTGGCCACCACAGCCTTGATAATCACCTCGTCTTCTTCGGTTGGTGGTGGGTCTGGATCGCTGGCATCAAACACCTTTTGGGCAACTTTAGATGAAGCAATCGGAGACGGAACAATCAAGGGCCTAGCCACGAGGAGCTTTAGGAGCATCCTCAATCTCTTCTTCGTCATCGTCGGCGGCCCGTAATCAGAGAACCTCCATGCCCGACTTTTCCAGCTTCGTACTTCCAGAGTTTACCCTGGTTTAATTAGATAAATATTTACTCATCTCATCTCATGTGTTTCTACCATGGTTTGACCAGTTTGTTTTTGGGTTTCAATTCCGTTAACGGTGTTAGTATTGATGTTAGTGTCACTTGGATGGCTAGATCAAATGAATGACTCAGATTCAATATGACTGtcgggtcacttgcaccgtcggtgcgtAGAATAATTCTCGATATATTTACTGATTACTGAACCATATATCATTAATTAACAGTGTGACCCCCTCCCAACTTTGTCCTACATTTCCGGTAAAGTAGGGACTTTTGGATTCTTTCTtatgattttcatttcaaaccTGAAAAGCTCCATTCAAATGCATCGCGTGTAGAGTCATTTTCTACACCAAGTATGTCTACTAccccaataaaaattaattGGGTTTTATTGGGGCAAATAAAAGTCTCCTACGACCTCTCCGGTGACCTATAAGATTTCCGATGACTTCTTTGAGGACCTCTAATAATTGGTGACGGGAGTCCGTCGTCCGCTTTTATGACttccaataaacttttattgccccataataaaaataattaggTTTTATTGGgtgtaataaaagtctccggcgaCCTCTCCGGGGATTTataagatctccgacgacctctttggggacatcCGACAACCAGATTCCTACGGCCGGTGACCTCGCCGGCGACCGGATTGCGGTGAGGTTTCtaatgactttttaattatttggagGTCAAACTTGGCTTTCTACCTTTAAATGAGGTAAGTGGGAACACAAATCTTTTAGTGGAATAAGTGAACATTTATTGAGCCAAATTTAGACATTTAATCAAAAGTCCTTACAACTACGAATACCCCCAACCAACAAAATGGTTCAGGACGAACAATAATGGTTTCAAAGAATAACAATGATATAGTAATAGATATTGATAGTTTTATTGGTCAATACTAGATAAAACTTTTCTAATGCTATTTGGATTGAAAAACTACAGCAGTCCCATGTGGACTACAATATAGATGGCCCGAGTGTATATGATTCCAAATTTATTTACCCGTCCTGCTGAATTTGTGGGAAGGTCGCAACCTGATGGTAGGTGAATCAGTGCAGGGAGGCATGTATGGAGGAGGTTCTCGCATGCACATCTCCGGTGTGCCTCCATTCTTCACTATCATCACAAAGCTCATGCCCCAACTGAAATGTCGATCCAAATGACAGTGCCATAACCAAACCCCTACAAGAATCATCCACATTAAATCATGGATATATATACCACTTATTATGTAATAAAAGTCAAAAGTAAACATAAAAGGAGCATACCAGGATTACTTGCTTTGAACCTGATAGCAAGCCATCCTTTCATTGGGACTGAAACAGTGGTCATCTTCGGTGGATCAACCAAATTGTAGCTTTGGGGATCTCTCACATTGTCAAAATTTCCAAAACCTGATCCGACTACATAAAAGCTATAGCCATGCAAGTGCATTGGATGATTCTCTGATGCATTAATCGTATTAGTACCCTGAAACACTATTTCCACCTCTTCATTGTACTCTAACACCTTGACCTTGGTTGCCTTGACAGTTACCTCAGTATTATCAGGCAAATTGTCATTCACAAAGTCATACATATATGGTGGAAAATCTGGGAAGTCTGAGGCATAAAACCCACTCATGTTCCTGCATCAAGATGTGGTGTGGACATAATGTCATTACGGTTGTATTTGAATTCTTCAGATAAGATTATGCAATAATGCATTATATATGAAATTTCCAAAGTCACATCTAATGATACTGTCATACTGAAATAGAGCCTTAtgggaaaaatcagaaaaggCATTATCACAATCCTTCAAGGAACAAAAAGATTGAAAAAGCATATACCTGTAGTAGGCAAGTAGCACATCTGTAGTTGGATTAACCCAGCTTATATTGTTTAAACTTGCAAGAAGAGAAACTGTCACATCATCAGAACCCTCAATCACAGAACCATTATTCATCTCAACCGCTATGTACATTTTGGTAGTTATATTCACTGGCACATTTATTGGGTGGTCTTTGCTTGCTAAGCTCTTGATTTTGTCTGTAAATTCTATTGCAGGTAATAAATCCTCATAGGAAGGGAGGGTACTTGGATAAATTGGGTATGCTGGGGTTGTGTAATTGCCTTTATACTCCAGAATTGCTGTAACATTTGACTTGTCATATTCTTGATCATCTGGCCTAACACTATCAAATTGTCTAGCAGCCATGTAGTATTGACCAAGAGACTGGTTAGCTGTGACCAAAATATCCATGGTTTGTCCGGGGGAAATCATGATATTATCGGTCACAATTGGTTTAACATATGCTCCATCCAAACCAACAACAGTGAGGCTATGTTCAGCAATAGCAAAGTAAAGTTCTGCATTCATAACTGCACTAACCAGGCGAAGAAGGTATGTCTTGCCATACTCCACTTGCCAGCGATATGTACTATCTGCAAGGTTATGATGACATTATATCAGAAATATATATCTGCAATATGTTACTTAACTAACATCAATAAAATTAGAAGACAGTACATGATAATGCATATGTCATAAGGCTGCAAATATTTCTTTTGGCCAAGATTCATCCATCTGGTAAATGAAATTAAAATTCCAATCATTTATACTTAGTTCCATGAAGAAACATCAATGATAGATTGATAGATCTCTTCTCAAATTTGGAGAGTTAGATATATATTGATGGAGTCCAAGACCTATTGGCTGTGGGTGGAGAGTTGTAGGGcgttatatatatgtggtaacaaAAGGCTAACAATTATCAATGTGTAATTCTAACTATATTCATGTTATTATTCACTGTTTTACACACAGCCATAAACATTCAGTTTAATTCATGTATATTATGACGATCACTATATAACTCATTCATTCTCCTGGGCGTACATAAAGTCAAATACCATTTGAGCATAGGCCGAAATCTCCTGGTTGTCCATTCATGGTGTAGCAATCAGAGCGAGGAGTGTCAGAACCATCTTCGACATCCTCAGCAACCACCTCATTCAGATTATCAATGTAATACCAAGAACCTGCAAGTATACGAGGAGTAACAGCAATTAAATCATCTAATATGCTGCCTTAACTACATGTGTTTTGTGCTTGTAATGGTGATTTACCAGAAAGCTAAATATCTGGATCCTACAAGAACTACACGTCATTGGTTCTCATTCTCTAAGACGCataaaagaaatggaaaatgaaagttTAACGGATTTTACAGTTCTGATAAAAAGCTGTCACCTCAGGTTCACTTCAGTGCGGAATTTTTATTCTTTACAAAGTCTATTTTAAGGATTTGAGCAACTCGACAAAAATGATGCTGACAAAAATTACGCTGAGAATGTAATTTTCAAGCTTAAACTGTAACAAAGGTTACTCTGAGAATGAAAGTAAAGATACATACCAAGTACAACTATTTCTTCTCCATCTGGCTCTGGAAATGGAAAACCCGTCTCATTTGAGGGCATAACAACAATGGCACCATGGACACTAGCTCTGGTCCAATCACTGTGAGCATGCCACCAAAGTGTTCCTTCCTCATCAGAAAATATAACCTCGTAAGTGAAATTTGATCCTGGTTCAATTGGACACTGCGTGACATACTCAGGACCATCTGACCAAGGGTTCCTTGGTTGATGCACACCATGCCTGTACACAACATAATGTTCTTAAAACACTATATGTTGAGAAATATTGTTGTAGCCTACAGAGAAATCACAAATTTATTACCAGTGAATAGTAAGGCCATAGGCTCCTTGATTTTGGACATTGACATAAACAGTATCACCTTTTTGCACACGAATGACTGGCCCTGGAAAACTGTCATTGACTACCAGCATGCTCTTAGTCCGACATAACCTTGTAAAGTTGGCCTCCTTGAGCTACATCAATATAACATATTAAACAAGTACTAAATCAACTAAAACAGAAGACAGAAAACCAAGTAAAactctttttgtttgttttcttttggggttATTCTGTACG is a genomic window containing:
- the LOC133736446 gene encoding laccase-14-like; protein product: MGVLQRLLGSLLLCSALLCLVEGNVHYYDFVLKEANFTRLCRTKSMLVVNDSFPGPVIRVQKGDTVYVNVQNQGAYGLTIHWHGVHQPRNPWSDGPEYVTQCPIEPGSNFTYEVIFSDEEGTLWWHAHSDWTRASVHGAIVVMPSNETGFPFPEPDGEEIVVLGSWYYIDNLNEVVAEDVEDGSDTPRSDCYTMNGQPGDFGLCSNDSTYRWQVEYGKTYLLRLVSAVMNAELYFAIAEHSLTVVGLDGAYVKPIVTDNIMISPGQTMDILVTANQSLGQYYMAARQFDSVRPDDQEYDKSNVTAILEYKGNYTTPAYPIYPSTLPSYEDLLPAIEFTDKIKSLASKDHPINVPVNITTKMYIAVEMNNGSVIEGSDDVTVSLLASLNNISWVNPTTDVLLAYYRNMSGFYASDFPDFPPYMYDFVNDNLPDNTEVTVKATKVKVLEYNEEVEIVFQGTNTINASENHPMHLHGYSFYVVGSGFGNFDNVRDPQSYNLVDPPKMTTVSVPMKGWLAIRFKASNPGVWLWHCHLDRHFSWGMSFVMIVKNGGTPEMCMREPPPYMPPCTDSPTIRLRPSHKFSRTGK